The Chloroflexota bacterium nucleotide sequence CACAAACTTCAGCGTCAGCATCGACCGCGGCACGCAGCCGCGCCCCGGCGCCGACGGCCCGGTCAGCTATCGCGCCAGCAACACGGCGACGGTAGTGGTGCGCAAGCTCGACCAGCTTGGGGCGGTCATCGACGCCGCCACCGAAGCGGGCGCCAACACGATCTACGGCGTCAGTTTGAGCCTGTCGGACAACACGGCCATCGTGGGCGATGCGCGCAACAAGGCGGTGGCCGATGCGCGGGCCAAGGCCGAGTCGCTGGCCAAGGCGGCCGGCGTCAAGCTGGGCCGCATCATCAGCATCAGCGAAGCGGGCGCCGCATCGCCGGTGCCGGTGTTCGCCGCGGCCGAGGCGCGCGGCGCAGGCGGCGCGATTGAGACGGGCGAGTTGACCGTCTCAGCACAGGTCAATATCGTTTTCGCAATCGAGTAACATGATTTGTGCGGGCAGCCCGTCGCCGGCGACGGGCTGCCCGCTCGCACGGCGGCAGCCAGCCGGCATCGGGGCGTATGCTCACCAGACGTGTATCGCAAATTGTCCTGATTGGCCTGAGTCTCGTCGCCGTGTTTTTTGGCATGGCGCTGATGGCGTCTGGCGCGCCCGCCACGCCGATTACGCCTGTTACGCAAACGCCGTCGCCCGCAGTGATGGCAGCCGCCTCTGATTTTCCTCCCGTCGCCACGCCTGTTCAGACGGCCTTACGCGAGCCAACGTCAACCGGAGCGCCTGGGCCAATGGCAACCAGCGCTCCGTTCGTCGTCGCTCCGACGGCGACGACTACTGCGACTCGCGCGGCCACCATGCTTCCGGCCACCGCTACCCC carries:
- a CDS encoding SIMPL domain-containing protein (The SIMPL domain is named for its presence in mouse protein SIMPL (signalling molecule that associates with mouse pelle-like kinase). Bacterial member BP26, from Brucella, was shown to assemble into a channel-like structure, while YggE from E. coli has been associated with resistance to oxidative stress.), encoding MSKRTIFLSGGIVAIAALAITVLAVQIMSSTPASLKAPVAGAQPATGSVLQAPAAAPAATVSVSGIGRASAAPDIARLTIGVESLQPNAGKAVSEVNTKQAAIIAKLKALGIADKDIQTTNFSVSIDRGTQPRPGADGPVSYRASNTATVVVRKLDQLGAVIDAATEAGANTIYGVSLSLSDNTAIVGDARNKAVADARAKAESLAKAAGVKLGRIISISEAGAASPVPVFAAAEARGAGGAIETGELTVSAQVNIVFAIE